The sequence ACGCACCCTGACCACAGGTTGGTGATCGCGGTGACCGGCGGGACGCACGAGGAGTTCCGCGAGTACGTCGTTGCTCGCGGTCCCACGCTGCTGCGCGCCGCCTACCAGCTCACCGGGCATCCCAGCGACGCCGAGGACCTGCTCCAGGCGGCGCTGGTCAAGACGTACCTCGCCTGGGACCGGATCCAGGAGCGCGCGGCCATGGACGCCTACGTGCGCCGGGCGATGGTCAACATCAACATCTCCTGGTGGCGGCGGCGCAAGCTGGAGGAGTACCCGTCGGAGGAACTCCCCGAGCCGGTTCTCACGGGCGGCTACGGCTACCTGCCCGAACGGGTGGAGCAGGCCCTTGATCGGCTGCCCACGCGCATGCGGGCCGCGATCATGCTGCGCTACTACGAGGACATGACCGAACCGGAGATCGCCAAGGCGCTGGGGATCAGCGTCGGCACGGTCAAGAGCACGGTCTCGCGGGCGATGGCCAAGCTCCGCGGTGACCTCACGATCCCGGAACAGCGGCAACTGGAGCCGCAGGCCTAGAACGGCCCTCGGCGCGTCCGCCCGGTGATCGGTTCGGGCCCGGCCGCGCTCGATGCGGTCGAGGGAGGGCTCTCCGTCATTCGGACGGCGTGAGCTCGGCCCCCGCCGTGGCGCATGGCCGTACGGCGTCGCGGATGATCCTGAGCGTGTCGAGGAGGGTGTCGAGCTGCTCGGCGGAGAGAAGGCCGGTGAACCAGGTCTCGATGTCCGCCAGGTGCTGGGGGAGCACCGCGCCCAGCCGGTCGGTGCCCGCGTCGGTGATGGCCGCGTAGGACGCCCGGCGGTCGCTGGCACACGCCTGCCGTACGACCAGCCCCTCGCGCTCCAGCCGGTCCACGACCCTGGTCACCCCGCTGGTGGACAGGCTGGTCTGCGCGGCCAGGTCGCTCATGCGCAGGCGCTGACCGGGCGAGCGCGCCAGCCGGATCAGCGTCTCGAAGTCGATGTCCGAGAGCCCGACCGCGGTGAAGGACAGATGCATCTTCGCAGACAGGCCGGTGTAGGCCTCGGCCAGAAGACCCATCGCCGTCAGCCGGGAGTCATCAGAGGGGATCACGTTCACACTGTATCCGACGATAGTTGACGCGCGGAATATTCCTCGTGTAGAAATCTGTTGTCGCAAACATCCGTACGGCAAGCACTTCATCGGGAGTAGACATGATCACTCGGACCTGGGAAGACCTTCAGCTCCCCGCCCCCGGCACCTTCGCCCTCGACGTCGCCCACACCCGGATCGGCTTCATGGCCAAGCACATGATGGTGAGCAAGGTCCGCGGCAGTTTCACCGACTTCTCCGGGACCGTCGCGATCGCCGAGAACCCCCTGGACTCCTCCGCCGAGATCGCGATCAGGACGGAGAGCATCACCACCGGCTCCGCCGACCGTGACGGCCACCTGCGCAGCGAGGACTTCCTCGCGGTGGAGAAGTTCCCCGAGATCACCTTCCACACCACCCGCGTGGTCGGCTACTCCAGCGGCGAGTTCACCGTCCTGGGTGACCTCACCATCCGTGACGTCACCAAGCAGGTCGAGCTCACCGTCGAGTACGGCGGCGCCGGCACCAACCCGTGGGGCCAGGAGGTCTGGGGTTTCTCCATCACGACCGAGATCGACCGCGAGGAGTTCGGCCTGACCTGGAACCAGGCCCTGGAGACCGGCGGCGTCCTGGTCGGCAAGAAGGTAAAGATCGAGATCGAGGGCGAAGCCAACCCCGCCGCCTGATTTTCATGATCTACTCGGACTCCCTCCCCGGGCAGGGAGGGAGTCTTCATCATGTCCGCTGGTTGAGATTTTACGTCTTGCATCGCAAGAATCCCCAGGTTCTCCACCGCTCCCACCTGCAAGATGTGGACCTTGTCCACAGGTGTGGAGCAAGTTATCCACAGATGGTGGATAACTCAGCTGTTTCTGTTCTCGGCGACGCGACCGGCAATCGCTTTGCTGCCTTGGCAGATGGCCGGTACTCTGTGCTGAGCCACACGGCAACCAGGAGGCTTCGCCTAGTCAGGTCTATGGCGCCGCA comes from Streptosporangium roseum DSM 43021 and encodes:
- a CDS encoding SigE family RNA polymerase sigma factor, encoding MGSGCDSGHETHPDHRLVIAVTGGTHEEFREYVVARGPTLLRAAYQLTGHPSDAEDLLQAALVKTYLAWDRIQERAAMDAYVRRAMVNINISWWRRRKLEEYPSEELPEPVLTGGYGYLPERVEQALDRLPTRMRAAIMLRYYEDMTEPEIAKALGISVGTVKSTVSRAMAKLRGDLTIPEQRQLEPQA
- a CDS encoding MarR family winged helix-turn-helix transcriptional regulator, whose protein sequence is MIPSDDSRLTAMGLLAEAYTGLSAKMHLSFTAVGLSDIDFETLIRLARSPGQRLRMSDLAAQTSLSTSGVTRVVDRLEREGLVVRQACASDRRASYAAITDAGTDRLGAVLPQHLADIETWFTGLLSAEQLDTLLDTLRIIRDAVRPCATAGAELTPSE
- a CDS encoding YceI family protein; its protein translation is MITRTWEDLQLPAPGTFALDVAHTRIGFMAKHMMVSKVRGSFTDFSGTVAIAENPLDSSAEIAIRTESITTGSADRDGHLRSEDFLAVEKFPEITFHTTRVVGYSSGEFTVLGDLTIRDVTKQVELTVEYGGAGTNPWGQEVWGFSITTEIDREEFGLTWNQALETGGVLVGKKVKIEIEGEANPAA